A section of the Gemmatimonadaceae bacterium genome encodes:
- a CDS encoding efflux RND transporter periplasmic adaptor subunit has protein sequence MSTDPRPATASPLRLVLYGAILVAAMAGVYIATRGTQAPPTAATGHDHAAMSGGAGAGATARPVSLGDDQARRIGVTYAVATVGPLTKEVRTVGQLNFDETRLQAITPKVDGWVERLYVNSTGQPVAVGEPLLTIYSPMLVQAQEELLLARKLEQEMSSAGSDARGGSTALLESARRRLAFLDIPEREIAEIERSAQVRRTLTLYSPAGGYVLEKNLVPGQRIMAGEALYRVADLRAVWVEGEVFEQDLADVRVGQMVHAEFSALPGEHRMGRISFIYPTISADTRTARVRVVLPNQDLRLKPGMYATLRIVGASRERVLTVPRDAVLSTGERHVVFVREANGALAPHEVAIGASNDDRIEILRGIAEGESVVASATFLVDAESNLGKALGGMGDMPGMEMNTPVEKLPMQETGKGARPAAPKRDSMPPMPGMKHDEHAGHKMP, from the coding sequence ATGTCAACCGACCCTCGCCCCGCCACCGCTTCGCCGCTGCGCCTCGTCCTCTACGGCGCCATCCTGGTCGCCGCCATGGCCGGCGTCTACATCGCGACGCGCGGCACGCAGGCGCCCCCGACAGCCGCAACGGGGCATGACCACGCGGCCATGTCGGGCGGCGCCGGTGCCGGCGCCACCGCCCGCCCGGTCTCGCTCGGCGACGACCAGGCGCGTCGCATCGGCGTGACCTACGCCGTGGCCACCGTGGGGCCGCTCACCAAGGAAGTCCGTACGGTGGGGCAACTCAACTTCGACGAGACGCGCCTGCAGGCCATCACGCCCAAGGTCGACGGCTGGGTCGAGCGCCTCTATGTGAACAGCACCGGGCAACCGGTTGCCGTCGGCGAGCCGCTGCTGACGATCTACTCCCCCATGCTGGTTCAGGCGCAGGAGGAACTCCTTCTCGCGAGGAAGCTCGAGCAGGAGATGTCGTCGGCCGGCAGCGACGCGCGCGGCGGCTCCACCGCGCTGCTCGAGTCGGCGCGCCGCCGCCTTGCCTTCCTCGACATCCCCGAGCGCGAGATCGCCGAGATCGAACGCAGCGCCCAGGTGCGCCGCACGCTCACGCTCTACTCTCCCGCCGGCGGCTACGTCCTGGAGAAGAACCTCGTCCCCGGGCAGCGCATCATGGCCGGCGAGGCGCTGTACCGTGTCGCCGACCTGCGCGCCGTCTGGGTCGAGGGCGAAGTGTTCGAGCAGGACCTGGCCGACGTGCGCGTGGGGCAGATGGTGCACGCCGAGTTCTCGGCGCTCCCCGGCGAGCATCGCATGGGGCGCATCTCGTTCATCTATCCCACCATCAGCGCCGACACGCGCACGGCGCGCGTGCGCGTGGTGCTGCCCAACCAGGACTTGCGCCTCAAGCCGGGGATGTACGCCACGCTGCGCATCGTTGGTGCCTCGCGCGAGCGTGTCCTCACGGTGCCGCGCGACGCGGTGCTCTCCACTGGCGAGCGCCATGTGGTCTTTGTGCGCGAGGCCAACGGGGCGCTCGCCCCGCACGAAGTCGCCATCGGCGCCTCCAACGACGACCGCATCGAGATCCTGCGCGGCATAGCGGAGGGCGAGTCGGTCGTTGCGTCGGCGACCTTCCTCGTCGACGCCGAGTCCAACCTGGGAAAGGCGTTAGGCGGCATGGGCGACATGCCGGGGATGGAGATGAACACCCCGGTGGAGAAGCTCCCCATGCAGGAAACGGGAAAGGGGGCGCGCCCCGCGGCGCCCAAGCGTGACTCCATGCCGCCCATGCCCGGCATGAAGCACGACGAGCATGCCGGCCACAAGATGCCGTAA